Proteins encoded together in one Camelina sativa cultivar DH55 chromosome 9, Cs, whole genome shotgun sequence window:
- the LOC104710332 gene encoding glutamyl-tRNA(Gln) amidotransferase subunit A, chloroplastic/mitochondrial, giving the protein MLSTLQPPRSLSLLPLRRFQCSKHIVSAASSSSTAPVTSPPQSQILTTRRSLLSGETTAVEIAKSYLSRIRLTEPQLKCFLHVSENVLKDAQEVDQRIAKGEELGPLAGVLIGVKDNICTEGMPSTAASRILEHYRPPFDATAIKKIKELGGIVVGKTNMDEFGMGSTTEASAFQVTANPWDLTRVPGGSSGGSAAAVAARQCMVSLGSDTGGSVRQPASFCGVVGLKPTYGRVSRFGLMAYASSLDVIGCFGSTVADAGMLLHAISGYDRFDSTSSKQDVPEFQSQFLSVDHFESKPLKGVKVGIIRETLEDGVDSGVRSATQEAASHLEALGCMLTEVSLPSFSLGLPAYYVIASSESSSNLSRYDGVRYGNQVMAEELNKLYECSRGEGFGEEVKMRILMGTYALSAGYYDAYYKRAQQVRTLIQKDFKAALEQNDILISPAAPSAAYKIGEKKDDPLAMYAGDIMTVNVNLAGLPAVVLPCGLVEGGPSGLPVGLQMIGAAFDEEKLLKVGHIFEQTLKGSSFIPPLLANVA; this is encoded by the exons ATGTTATCGACATTGCAACCACCACgttctctctcactcctccCTCTCCGAAGATTCCAATGCTCTAAACACATTGTCTCCGCagcttcatcctcttcaacagCTCCCGTTACCTCTCCTCCACAATCTCAGATCCTCACCACTCGTCGTTCACTCCTCTCCGGCGAAACCACAGCTGTCGAAATCGCAAA ATCTTACCTTTCTCGTATCCGTCTCACTGAACCACAGCTCAAATGCTTCCTTCACGTATCGGAGAATGTTCTGAAAGATGCTCAAGAGGTTGATCAACGAATCGCTAAAGGTGAGGAATTGGGTCCTCTCGCCGGAGTTTTGATCGGTGTTAAGGATAATATATGTACTGAAGGTATGCCTTCTACTGCTGCTTCGAGAATCTTAGAGCATTATCGTCCTCCGTTTGATGCTACTGCGATTAAGAAGATTAAAGAATTGGGTGGGATTGTTGTTGGTAAGACTAATATGGATGAATTTGGAATGGGAAGTACCACTGAAGCTTCTGCCTTTCAG GTAACTGCGAATCCTTGGGATTTGACTCGTGTGCCGGGAGGTTCATCAGGAGGATCAGCAGCAGCTGTTGCAGCAAGACAGTGTATGGTGTCACTTGGAAGTGACACTGGTGGAAGTGTGAGACAGCCAGCTtcgttttgtggtgttgttggtCTTAAGCCGACTTATGGGCGTGTCTCTAGGTTTGGACTTATGGCTTATGCATCTTCGTTGGATGTGATTGGGTGTTTTGGCTCTACGGTTGCTGATGCTGGGATGCTTCTTCATGCTATTTCTGGGTATGATAGGTTTGACTCCACGAGTAGCAAACAA gaTGTGCCTGAGTTCCAATCTCAGTTTCTCTCTGTGGATCATTTTGAGTCTAAACCATTGAAGGGAGTGAAAGTTGGTATAATTCGCGAGACACTTGAAGACGGTGTTGATTCTGGAGTGAGATCTGCTACTCAAGAAGCTGCGTCTCACTTAGAAGCGTTGGGTTGTATGTTGACAGag GTCTCTCTTCCTTCGTTCTCCCTTGGACTACCAGCTTACTACGTCATTGCCTCATCTGAGTCATCTTCAAATTTATCACGTTATGATGGTGTCAG ATATGGGAATCAAGTTATGGCTGAAGAACTCAATAAGCTGTATGAATGTTCACgtggagaaggatttggggaaGAG gtGAAAATGAGAATTTTAATGGGAACATATGCACTCTCTGCGGGTTACTACGATGCTTACTACAAGCGAGCTCAACAG GTGAGAACACTAATTCAAAAAGACTTCAAAGCAGCGTTGGAACAAAACGATATCCTTATTTCTCCGGCAGCTCCATCTGCTGCATACAAGATTGGTgaaaagaaagatgatccaCTAGCAATGTATGCTGGAGACATTATGACG GTCAATGTGAATCTTGCAGGACTTCCTGCAGTGGTATTACCATGTGGATTAGTCGAAGGTGGTCCTTCGGGTCTTCCTGTTGGTCTTCAAATGATCGGTGCCGCGTTTGATGag GAGAAATTGCTGAAAGTGGGTCACATATTTGAGCAGACTCTAAAAGGTTCAAGCTTTATTCCTCCATTGTTAGCCAATGTAGCGTAA